A part of Populus alba chromosome 8, ASM523922v2, whole genome shotgun sequence genomic DNA contains:
- the LOC118054030 gene encoding histone H1 — protein sequence MVKEAIVALKERSGSSQIAIAKFIEEKHKSNLPTNFKKLMLVQLKKLVANGKLVKVKNSFKLPPKSSAKDAASVKKAAPAKPKAEAKPKPEKAAKAEAVKSPAKKAVVAAKNKTPAKKALKKPKSIKSQ from the coding sequence ATGGTCAAGGAGGCGATTGTGGCTTTGAAGGAAAGGAGTGGATCGAGCCAGATTGCAATTGCTAAGTTCATCGAAGAGAAGCACAAGTCCAACCTCCCCACCAATTTCAAGAAACTAATGCTTGTTCAATTGAAGAAACTTGTTGCTAATGGCAAGCTAGTTAAGGTCAAGAACTCCTTCAAGCTCCCTCCTAAATCTTCCGCTAAGGATGCTGCTTCTGTGAAGAAAGCGGCTCCAGCGAAGCCCAAGGCCGAGGCTAAGCCTAAGCCGGAAAAGGCTGCGAAGGCAGAGGCTGTAAAGTCTCCAGCGAAGAAAGCTGTTGTTGCGGCTAAAAATAAGACTCCGGCGAAAAAGGCATTGAAGAAACCCAAGAGTATTAAGTCGCAGTAA